A region from the Triticum urartu cultivar G1812 chromosome 1, Tu2.1, whole genome shotgun sequence genome encodes:
- the LOC125546125 gene encoding dihydrolipoyl dehydrogenase, mitochondrial-like, which yields MALAILARRRAAALSAWRAYAAAAEESDVVVVGGGPGGYVAAIKAAQLGLKTTCIEKRGTLGGTCLNVGCIPSKALLHSSHMYHEAKTSFAHHGVKISNLEVDLPAMMAQKDKAVAGLTKGIEGLFKKNKVTYVKGFGKLTSPSEVSVDLVDGGNTVVKGKNIIIATGSDVKSLPGITIDEKKIVSSTGALCLSGIPKKMVVIGAGYIGLEMGSVWNRLGTEVTVVEFAPDIVPSMDGEIRKQFQRMLQKQKMKFMLKTKVVGVDTSGDGVKLTLEPSAGGEQSILEADIVLVSAGRTPYTAGLGLDAIGVEMDKAGRILVDKRFMTNVSGVYAIGDAIPGPMLAHKAEEDGVACVEFLAGKEGHVDYDLVPGVVYTHPEVASVGKTEEQVKASGIAYRVGKFPLMANSRAKAIDDAEGMVKVVADKETDKILGVHIMAQNAGEIIHEAVLALQYGASSEDVARICHAHPTVSEALKEACLQTHSKAIHI from the exons ATGGCGCTGGCTATCCTGGCGAGGCGGAGGGCGGCGGCGCTGTCCGCGTGGAGGGCgtacgcggcggcggcggaggagagcGACGTCGTGGTGGTCGGCGGCGGGCCGGGAGGGTACGTGGCGGCCATCAAGGCGGCGCAGCTGGGGCTCAAGACCACCTGCATCGAGAAGCGGGGCACCCTCGGCGGCACCTGCCTCAACGTCGGCTGCATCCCCTCCAAG GCTCTGTTGCACTCTTCTCATATGTACCATGAAGCAAAGACTTCTTTTGCACACCATGGAGTGAAAATCTCTAATCTGGAAGTGGATCTCCCAGCCATGATGGCGCAGAAAGACAAGGCCGTGGCCGGGTTAACAAAAGGAATCGAAGGCCTCTTTAAGAAGAACAAAGTGACATATGTCAAAGGCTTTGGGAAACTTACTTCCCCTTCAGAAGTATCGGTTGATTTGGTTGATGGTGGCAACACTGTTGTCAAAGGAAAGAACATCATCATTGCCACTGGATCTGATGTAAAATCACTTCCTGGGATCACAATTGATGAGAAGAAGATTGTCTCATCTACTGGCGCCCTGTGCTTGTCAGGTATCCCAAAGAAAATGGTTGTCATTGGAGCTGGTTACATTGGCCTGGAAATGGGTTCAGTCTGGAACCGTCTTGGGACAGAGGTCACTGTTGTTGAATTTGCTCCAGACATAGTCCCATCAATGGATGGTGAAATCAGGAAGCAGTTCCAGCGCATGTTGCAGAAGCAGAAAATGAAGTTTATGCTCAAGACAAAGGTGGTCGGAGTTGATACCTCTGGAGACGGGGTGAAGCTAACACTTGAGCCTTCAGCTGGAGGTGAGCAGAGCATTCTTGAAGCAGATATCGTTCTCGTCTCTGCTGGAAGGACCCCATATACTGCCGGGCTCGGGCTGGATGCCATTGGGGTTGAGATGGACAAGGCTGGCAGGATCCTCGTCGATAAGCGGTTCATGACCAATGTGAGTGGAGTTTATGCGATCGGCGATGCCATCCCTGGGCCCATGCTTGCCCACAAAGCCGAAGAGGATGGTGTGGCATGTGTTGAGTTCCTCGCTGGCAAGGAAGGTCACGTCGACTATGACTTGGTGCCTGGTGTGGTCTACACACACCCGGAGGTGGCATCCGTTGGGAAGACGGAGGAGCAGGTGAAGGCCTCAGGAATTGCCTACCGAGTCGGCAAATTCCCGCTCATGGCAAACAGCCGTGCGAAGGCTATCGATGATGCCGAGGGGATGGTTAAGGTCGTGGCTGACAAGGAAACCGACAAGATTCTTGGTGTGCACATAATGGCGCAGAATGCTGGAGAGATCATCCATGAAGCTGTGCTTGCCCTACAGTATGGAGCATCCAGCGAGGATGTTGCCCGAATATGCCATGCACATCCCACTGTGAGCGAAGCCCTCAAGGAGGCTTGCTTGCAAACCCATTCTAAGGCCATCCACATAtga